A part of Terriglobus roseus genomic DNA contains:
- a CDS encoding DUF4136 domain-containing protein, with protein sequence MSRPAWILRFALSFALAGSLSFAVAQDVRTDYDHDANFQQYHTFSVYRVHASDGIVEKRLRSNIVASLTERGFREVPQGGDLAVTAIGGVRNRQEYTTFYNGFGPGWGYGGWGGWYGWGRWGGGGPATTTVYNIPVGTLAVDVYDARTHQLIFRGTAVDDLSKNPDKNAKKGEKAVDKIFDKMPDVHKVR encoded by the coding sequence ATGAGCAGACCCGCATGGATACTTCGTTTTGCTCTTTCGTTTGCATTAGCTGGATCATTGAGCTTTGCCGTGGCTCAGGATGTCCGCACAGACTATGACCACGACGCGAACTTTCAGCAGTACCACACCTTCTCTGTGTATCGCGTTCATGCTTCCGATGGCATCGTTGAGAAGCGACTGCGGAGCAATATCGTTGCCTCTCTGACGGAACGCGGATTCCGTGAAGTGCCGCAAGGTGGCGATCTTGCCGTTACTGCGATTGGCGGAGTCCGCAATCGTCAGGAGTACACCACGTTCTATAACGGCTTTGGTCCCGGCTGGGGTTATGGAGGCTGGGGCGGATGGTATGGCTGGGGGCGCTGGGGCGGTGGAGGGCCAGCCACGACAACGGTCTACAACATTCCCGTAGGAACCCTTGCTGTGGACGTGTATGACGCACGGACACATCAGTTGATCTTTCGCGGAACGGCTGTCGATGATCTTTCAAAGAACCCTGATAAGAACGCAAAGAAGGGTGAGAAAGCCGTAGACAAAATCTTCGACAAGATGCCAGATGTTCACAAAGTTCGTTAA
- a CDS encoding DoxX family protein, producing MLRDHKAVAYAIMRLALGMNIFGHGFFRILSGVGNFASGMAQGMDKGPLPHVLTLSFGYCIPWIELTVGLLIILGLFTRFALASGALLMVALTFGTTSVQNWNGAGTQLMYSFIFFAMLWLVEANTFSVDGLLSRRK from the coding sequence ATGTTGCGTGACCATAAAGCAGTTGCGTACGCGATCATGCGTCTGGCTCTTGGAATGAACATCTTTGGCCATGGCTTTTTCCGCATTCTCAGCGGTGTAGGCAACTTCGCGAGTGGGATGGCGCAGGGAATGGACAAGGGGCCGTTGCCACACGTGTTGACGCTGAGCTTCGGCTACTGCATTCCATGGATCGAACTGACGGTTGGATTGTTAATCATCCTGGGCCTGTTCACGCGGTTCGCCCTGGCCTCGGGTGCTCTATTGATGGTGGCGCTGACCTTTGGCACAACGTCCGTTCAGAACTGGAATGGGGCAGGCACGCAATTGATGTACAGCTTTATCTTCTTTGCCATGCTGTGGTTGGTGGAGGCAAATACCTTTTCAGTAGATGGTTTGCTGTCGCGCCGCAAGTGA
- a CDS encoding acetyl-CoA carboxylase carboxyltransferase subunit alpha, whose protein sequence is MAEIEAKPVAAPVPEAWRKTEVARDPQRLHPMNFIDAIFTDQSEIHGDRSFGDDAAMFTGMARFNGDEVLVVCNRKGRNVKERMQYRFGSPEPEGYRKALRAMKIAEKFGKPVFSFLDLAGAYPGLGAEERGQGEAIARNLIEMSRLRVPTITVITGEGGSGGALALAVADRVLMLENAIYSVISPEGCASIMWKDASKRQQAAEALKYTAPDVSRLGCVDGVIAEPAGGAQANQDEAIALVREALEKNYAELRSQSVDELLAARYNKFRNIAAFYATA, encoded by the coding sequence ATGGCAGAGATTGAAGCAAAGCCCGTTGCCGCTCCAGTGCCGGAGGCGTGGCGTAAGACTGAGGTAGCACGGGACCCGCAGCGCCTCCATCCCATGAACTTCATTGACGCGATCTTTACCGATCAGAGCGAAATCCACGGTGACCGCAGCTTTGGCGACGATGCGGCGATGTTTACCGGTATGGCTCGCTTTAACGGTGATGAAGTTCTGGTCGTCTGCAATCGCAAAGGCCGCAACGTAAAGGAGCGCATGCAGTATCGCTTCGGTTCTCCGGAACCGGAGGGCTATCGCAAGGCTCTGCGCGCCATGAAGATTGCTGAGAAGTTTGGCAAACCTGTGTTCAGCTTCCTTGACCTTGCCGGTGCCTATCCCGGTCTGGGCGCAGAAGAACGCGGGCAGGGCGAAGCAATTGCCCGCAATCTGATCGAGATGTCTCGACTACGCGTTCCGACGATCACTGTCATTACCGGTGAAGGTGGCTCAGGTGGAGCGCTTGCTCTGGCCGTTGCGGACCGCGTGCTGATGTTGGAGAACGCGATCTATTCCGTCATCTCCCCCGAAGGATGCGCTTCCATCATGTGGAAGGACGCCTCTAAGCGGCAGCAAGCAGCGGAAGCCTTGAAGTACACCGCTCCAGACGTCTCGCGACTGGGCTGCGTGGATGGTGTGATTGCCGAGCCCGCAGGTGGCGCACAAGCGAACCAGGACGAAGCGATTGCGTTGGTCCGTGAAGCGCTGGAGAAGAATTACGCGGAACTGCGGTCTCAATCGGTGGACGAACTACTTGCAGCACGCTACAACAAGTTCCGCAATATTGCTGCGTTTTACGCGACGGCCTGA
- a CDS encoding DUF2845 domain-containing protein, producing the protein MRHRIAAVLLGITAASSCALFAQQTQTVGPLPQRDVFVVGPDTSVGDPLRDFKPTRVEYTQDPMDIGGKRELVRMLLMEQGFAHRSLPLGAPGLVLHANGRLTVDNDSLKKRMFKDGMSAAAGDRIMVTDINILGDRIDIDINGGPYLSHRFLRHISINDVPLAGDGVMGERPTGTRITLLFEGKTPRVSAAEVKALLEPLLDFGLKTSEQAYADTLPDPIRNAILEHEVLVGMNRRMVLASLGQPDSKLRERAAESSDGEVFEEWIYGKTPQSIRFVRFRGDRVVLMKLAALGKPIEVHDKEELAGYRDPALTHEVSLGDAKAGSEETESKPKGPSLRLPSERPADQTAPTPAKPKADKVAVNDAPHLQ; encoded by the coding sequence ATGCGTCACAGAATTGCCGCCGTCTTGCTTGGTATCACTGCCGCGAGCAGTTGCGCTCTTTTTGCGCAACAGACACAAACCGTGGGACCGCTACCGCAGCGAGATGTGTTTGTGGTTGGTCCGGACACTTCAGTGGGCGACCCACTTCGAGACTTCAAGCCCACGCGCGTTGAATACACGCAAGACCCCATGGACATTGGGGGCAAGCGGGAACTTGTGCGCATGCTGCTGATGGAGCAGGGATTCGCACACCGCTCGTTGCCACTGGGTGCGCCGGGGCTGGTTCTCCATGCAAACGGACGCCTCACGGTCGACAACGACAGCCTGAAAAAGCGCATGTTTAAAGACGGCATGAGCGCGGCTGCAGGCGATCGCATCATGGTCACCGACATCAACATCCTCGGAGATCGCATTGACATCGATATCAACGGCGGCCCCTATCTGTCGCATCGTTTCTTGCGCCATATCTCCATCAACGACGTACCGCTGGCGGGCGACGGCGTCATGGGTGAACGGCCCACGGGAACGCGCATCACGTTGTTATTCGAAGGTAAAACCCCGCGTGTATCCGCAGCAGAAGTGAAGGCGCTGTTGGAACCTCTTCTGGACTTTGGCTTGAAGACTTCAGAGCAGGCTTACGCGGATACGCTTCCTGATCCCATCCGCAACGCCATCCTCGAACACGAAGTTTTAGTCGGGATGAATAGGCGCATGGTGCTGGCATCGCTGGGACAGCCGGACAGCAAACTGCGTGAGCGTGCCGCGGAAAGCAGCGACGGAGAAGTCTTTGAGGAATGGATTTACGGTAAAACACCGCAATCGATTCGATTCGTACGTTTCCGTGGTGACCGCGTCGTCCTGATGAAACTGGCTGCGCTCGGCAAGCCGATTGAAGTGCATGATAAGGAAGAGCTTGCAGGATATCGCGACCCCGCCCTTACGCATGAAGTATCGCTCGGCGATGCAAAGGCGGGAAGTGAGGAAACGGAATCCAAGCCAAAGGGTCCTTCCTTACGACTTCCTTCTGAGAGGCCTGCGGATCAGACTGCTCCGACTCCCGCAAAACCCAAAGCAGATAAGGTTGCAGTGAATGATGCGCCTCATCTGCAATAG
- the pyrF gene encoding orotidine-5'-phosphate decarboxylase yields the protein MKPADHLIVALDFPNRTQALDMVERLNGQIRWFKVGLELYLAEGLSIVEAIRARGHEVFLDLKLHDIPNTVAGAVRSAAASGAGLLTLHASGGPAMLAAARRAADELDYAPRLLAVTVLTSMDKHQLTATGIDASPASQVLLLGEMATAAGIDGLVCSPEEVGILRVSKAKDALLVVPGIRPADTTLADDQSRIATPGDAIRRGASMLVVGRPITKAADPAAAAAAILKEIETA from the coding sequence ATGAAGCCAGCCGATCACCTCATTGTGGCCCTTGATTTCCCGAATCGCACGCAAGCGTTGGATATGGTCGAACGACTCAACGGCCAAATCCGCTGGTTCAAGGTCGGTTTGGAACTGTATCTGGCGGAAGGTCTCTCCATCGTGGAAGCGATTCGTGCCCGTGGGCATGAGGTGTTTCTGGATCTAAAACTTCACGATATTCCGAATACGGTTGCGGGTGCGGTGCGCTCCGCCGCCGCGAGTGGCGCTGGATTACTGACACTGCACGCATCGGGCGGGCCCGCCATGCTTGCAGCAGCTAGACGTGCTGCCGACGAACTGGACTATGCGCCTCGCCTGCTCGCGGTTACCGTATTGACGAGCATGGACAAGCATCAACTAACGGCCACCGGTATTGATGCGTCGCCTGCAAGCCAAGTGCTTTTGCTGGGCGAGATGGCCACGGCTGCGGGCATTGATGGTCTGGTCTGCTCTCCAGAAGAGGTTGGGATTCTTCGTGTCAGCAAAGCCAAGGATGCGCTGCTAGTGGTGCCGGGTATCCGACCAGCAGACACAACGTTGGCAGATGATCAGAGCCGCATTGCTACGCCGGGCGATGCGATTCGCCGGGGTGCGAGCATGCTGGTGGTAGGCCGCCCCATCACCAAAGCGGCTGATCCTGCAGCAGCGGCAGCAGCCATCCTAAAAGAAATTGAGACGGCCTAG
- the thiD gene encoding bifunctional hydroxymethylpyrimidine kinase/phosphomethylpyrimidine kinase, whose product MNTLPQKTALTIAGFDPSSGAGITADLQVFAAHDVFGISAISALTVQSTLGVRRVEPVNALFLRETLETLHADLPADGIKIGMLGGAEQVAEVVRYLSSYEGKPPAVVLDPVIRSSSGAPLLDVDGLRLLRDELLPLVQVITPNVGELELLTDSSCDDDAGIQSAAEQLAQRFGCAVVVTGGDREKPDDLVLADGVWTRLSGERIETRATHGTGCAFSSSMLCHLLHGSSAVDAARKAKTFVTEAMRSATPRGGGRGPMNLLWPILRHAPHS is encoded by the coding sequence ATGAATACTCTGCCACAGAAGACGGCCCTTACCATTGCGGGTTTTGATCCGTCGTCTGGTGCAGGGATTACTGCAGACCTGCAGGTATTCGCCGCACATGATGTTTTCGGCATATCTGCTATCAGCGCCCTCACTGTTCAATCAACATTGGGCGTGCGGAGGGTCGAGCCAGTAAATGCTTTGTTCTTACGCGAAACGCTAGAAACGTTGCATGCAGATCTGCCAGCGGACGGTATCAAGATCGGCATGTTAGGCGGGGCGGAGCAGGTAGCCGAGGTTGTTCGCTATCTCAGCAGCTACGAAGGGAAGCCACCGGCGGTTGTTCTCGACCCAGTCATCCGCTCATCCTCTGGTGCGCCGCTACTGGACGTGGATGGCCTGCGGCTGCTGCGAGACGAACTCCTGCCTCTGGTGCAGGTTATTACGCCCAATGTTGGGGAACTTGAGCTCCTGACTGATTCGTCGTGTGATGATGACGCCGGAATTCAATCCGCCGCAGAACAACTTGCGCAGCGGTTCGGGTGCGCCGTCGTTGTGACCGGAGGAGATCGAGAAAAGCCTGACGATCTTGTCTTGGCTGATGGCGTTTGGACACGATTGAGTGGAGAGCGTATTGAGACACGCGCAACGCACGGAACTGGATGCGCATTTTCTTCTTCAATGCTTTGTCATTTACTGCATGGCTCGTCCGCAGTCGATGCAGCGCGCAAGGCGAAAACGTTCGTAACGGAAGCCATGCGTTCAGCAACACCGCGCGGCGGGGGACGGGGTCCCATGAACCTGCTGTGGCCTATTTTGCGACACGCACCTCACTCATAA
- the thiS gene encoding sulfur carrier protein ThiS, which yields MSEPIVVTLNGSERHLTELGQQPTVAELIAFLGFRADRVALERNGDIVPRSTWADTHLITGDRIELVHFVGGGC from the coding sequence ATGTCGGAGCCGATTGTTGTTACGCTCAACGGGAGCGAACGCCACCTCACCGAATTGGGCCAACAGCCAACGGTTGCAGAACTCATCGCTTTCCTTGGGTTCCGTGCAGATCGCGTCGCATTAGAGCGCAATGGCGACATTGTGCCGCGCTCCACATGGGCAGATACGCATCTGATCACTGGTGACAGGATTGAGCTGGTTCATTTCGTTGGTGGTGGGTGCTAA
- a CDS encoding glycosyltransferase, translated as MRIVQTVFGVFHHFDLARELHRRGHLERIYSTWPWQRIQREGLPHDKVRTFPWVHTPEFLMKRAGLLPRPVEDITGYLNALSFDEYTTRTLPDCDALIGISGSSLKAGRLLQQRGGMFFCDRGSSHQRYQEQIVSAEFRRWGVHTPVSDPRDTAREEEIYAMADGITVPSSFAARSFVEMGIPASKVHTIPYGVRLERFQPTGDPPKDRLEILFVGNVGLRKGVPYLLEAFARLRHPNKRLRIVGGMSREFPSVLERLPKEHVEFTGILPQQQVAEMMSRSHLLVLPSIEEGLALVQGQALACGCPVLATTNTGGEDLFHDEVEGFIVPIRDVDALTNRMERIAQDPALQQRLRAAGLERVKHIGGWETYGDRWETLLQNSLAGRR; from the coding sequence ATGCGAATTGTCCAAACAGTTTTTGGTGTCTTTCACCACTTTGATCTAGCTCGCGAACTTCATCGCCGAGGACATTTAGAGCGAATCTACTCCACCTGGCCCTGGCAGCGGATTCAACGTGAAGGCTTGCCGCACGACAAGGTTCGGACCTTTCCTTGGGTTCATACTCCCGAATTCCTGATGAAGCGTGCGGGCCTCCTACCGCGCCCCGTGGAAGATATAACCGGCTATCTGAATGCCTTAAGCTTCGACGAATACACGACTCGTACTTTGCCTGACTGTGATGCGCTAATTGGCATTTCGGGCTCGTCTTTGAAGGCTGGCCGTCTGCTGCAACAGCGTGGCGGAATGTTCTTTTGCGACCGCGGCTCGTCGCACCAGCGGTACCAGGAACAAATTGTCTCCGCTGAATTTCGGCGCTGGGGCGTCCATACACCGGTGAGCGACCCGCGCGATACAGCGCGTGAGGAAGAGATTTATGCCATGGCAGATGGCATTACGGTGCCATCCAGCTTCGCGGCGCGATCCTTCGTGGAGATGGGCATACCCGCTTCCAAAGTTCACACCATCCCCTACGGCGTGCGATTGGAACGCTTCCAGCCCACAGGCGACCCACCTAAAGATCGCCTGGAGATTCTTTTCGTCGGCAATGTGGGCTTACGCAAAGGTGTGCCCTACCTGCTGGAGGCCTTCGCGCGGTTACGTCACCCGAACAAACGGCTGCGTATAGTCGGCGGGATGAGCCGTGAGTTTCCGTCGGTGTTGGAGCGGTTACCTAAAGAGCACGTTGAATTCACAGGCATCCTTCCTCAGCAGCAGGTGGCAGAGATGATGAGTCGCAGTCATCTGCTAGTGTTGCCAAGCATTGAAGAAGGTCTGGCGTTGGTTCAAGGCCAGGCACTTGCGTGCGGATGCCCTGTCTTAGCCACCACAAATACTGGCGGCGAAGATTTGTTTCACGACGAAGTGGAAGGATTTATCGTCCCTATCCGCGACGTGGATGCGCTGACGAACCGAATGGAACGAATCGCGCAGGATCCTGCTTTACAGCAGCGATTGCGGGCCGCTGGACTGGAGCGGGTCAAGCATATCGGTGGATGGGAAACCTACGGAGATCGTTGGGAGACATTGCTGCAAAACAGTCTCGCTGGAAGGCGTTAG
- a CDS encoding TolC family protein, whose amino-acid sequence MKRILLSAGLVLLYPAVYAQVAASPPAPPQPLTLQQAVDYARLHSPGLLGAQAHLSAIQANEITAGLRLNPNLVAEGTQMSLSNNDPNGPPFYGVGLQRTFEVGGKRSLRIAAAKANTGVASAQVDDQKRGLDLAVKQAFTGMLQAKLALTIANDNLADYHKTVDLMKVRLDAGDVDRTDFERVELQLAGFENDQTNAQLNLTQASEQLQVLLGEPSVLSTFDISGSLDLPALGSTVEQLENAALAARPDLVAAQRQVNANEAAIHLADAMGKTDPQFGVEYEHSGTANTLGANLQIPLRIFDRNQGEKERTRREADSSRLLLQQARNQVISDVDQSYAAYQAAVQQNARYQQKYLAEAAHVRDNIQFAYRNGNATLLDYLSALQDYRQTNLAALNAQANAQNALHQLSYATATEVNP is encoded by the coding sequence ATGAAACGAATCTTGCTGTCTGCGGGACTGGTTTTGCTGTATCCCGCAGTGTATGCACAGGTGGCGGCATCTCCTCCAGCCCCGCCACAACCTCTCACACTGCAGCAGGCAGTGGACTATGCGCGTTTGCATAGCCCCGGCTTGCTGGGTGCTCAGGCACATCTATCCGCCATCCAAGCGAATGAAATCACCGCTGGACTTCGCCTGAATCCGAACCTTGTGGCAGAAGGCACACAGATGAGCCTGTCCAATAACGACCCGAATGGGCCGCCCTTTTATGGGGTTGGGTTGCAGCGGACTTTCGAAGTCGGTGGCAAACGCTCCCTTCGCATTGCGGCTGCAAAGGCCAACACCGGCGTTGCTTCTGCGCAGGTTGACGACCAGAAGCGCGGTCTTGACCTCGCAGTAAAGCAGGCGTTCACCGGAATGCTGCAAGCAAAGCTTGCGCTTACGATTGCCAACGATAATCTTGCTGACTACCACAAGACGGTAGACCTGATGAAGGTTCGTCTGGATGCTGGCGATGTAGACCGCACCGATTTCGAGCGCGTGGAACTTCAACTTGCTGGTTTTGAAAACGATCAGACGAATGCGCAGCTAAATCTGACGCAGGCCAGCGAACAGCTGCAAGTGCTGCTGGGCGAGCCGTCGGTACTTTCGACTTTCGACATCAGCGGTTCACTCGATCTTCCCGCGCTTGGCAGCACCGTGGAGCAACTGGAAAATGCAGCGCTGGCCGCCCGGCCGGATCTGGTTGCGGCTCAGCGTCAAGTGAACGCGAACGAAGCCGCGATTCACCTTGCCGACGCCATGGGTAAGACCGATCCGCAGTTCGGTGTGGAGTATGAACATAGCGGCACAGCCAACACCCTAGGCGCGAACCTGCAGATTCCGTTGCGCATCTTCGATCGCAATCAGGGCGAGAAGGAACGTACGCGCCGCGAGGCTGACTCGAGCCGACTGCTGCTTCAGCAAGCGCGCAATCAGGTCATCAGCGACGTCGATCAGTCTTATGCCGCGTACCAGGCGGCTGTGCAGCAGAATGCGCGCTACCAGCAGAAGTATCTAGCGGAAGCCGCGCACGTCCGAGACAACATTCAATTCGCCTATCGCAACGGAAACGCCACGCTGCTGGACTATCTGTCCGCATTGCAGGACTACCGTCAGACAAATCTTGCCGCGCTAAATGCGCAGGCCAACGCGCAGAATGCGCTACACCAGCTCTCATACGCTACGGCGACCGAGGTGAATCCATGA
- a CDS encoding efflux RND transporter periplasmic adaptor subunit: MMRTRSVALLLSATLMVTGCKKKETPEADLPASNIVTTTARSTTLNDSLAVPAHIEANPTQTVHIYPPLSGRIVEMKVVAGQEVHKGQVVALLQSGDVASARSDFEKAKTESDRADRALARGKILLDHEVLSQAAYLELQATAASGHAELERTRQRLHELGFSENGTSDVAPITSPISGTVIDVGTANGELQKSVDNATNGIVTIANLDSVWIVGEVFERDIALLKQSENVDVTVQAYPNETFHGRVANVGDTFDPTTHTLRARVVLPNPGHRLKPAMFASLKIARPSQNAVVVPNTAVIHDGESTGVYVKGADGKFNLRQVKVGAAHGDDVEILSGLQGGETIVKTGASFLRAPATGD, encoded by the coding sequence ATGATGAGGACGCGAAGCGTCGCCCTGCTGTTGTCTGCCACTTTAATGGTGACCGGCTGCAAGAAGAAAGAAACTCCTGAGGCAGATCTTCCTGCCTCAAACATCGTCACCACCACGGCGCGCAGCACCACGCTGAATGATTCGCTCGCGGTGCCGGCGCATATCGAAGCGAACCCCACGCAGACGGTGCATATCTATCCGCCGCTGTCAGGACGTATCGTCGAAATGAAAGTGGTTGCGGGACAAGAAGTTCATAAAGGACAGGTTGTTGCTCTGCTTCAGAGCGGCGATGTTGCCTCCGCGCGTTCTGACTTCGAAAAGGCAAAGACCGAATCGGATCGTGCTGATCGTGCATTAGCACGCGGCAAAATCCTGTTGGATCATGAAGTTCTTTCGCAAGCCGCATACCTCGAACTGCAAGCTACCGCGGCATCTGGCCATGCCGAGTTGGAGCGCACCCGCCAACGTCTGCACGAGCTCGGGTTTAGTGAGAACGGAACGTCAGATGTTGCGCCCATCACCTCCCCCATTTCCGGCACTGTGATCGATGTAGGCACGGCCAATGGTGAGTTGCAGAAATCGGTGGACAACGCGACGAACGGCATTGTCACCATCGCAAATCTCGACTCCGTCTGGATCGTCGGCGAAGTCTTTGAACGCGACATCGCGTTGCTCAAGCAATCAGAGAACGTTGATGTCACCGTACAGGCGTATCCCAACGAAACGTTCCACGGCAGGGTTGCCAACGTGGGCGATACTTTCGATCCAACAACGCACACTTTGCGTGCGCGTGTTGTCCTGCCAAACCCTGGCCATCGCCTGAAGCCCGCGATGTTTGCGAGTCTTAAGATTGCACGTCCATCGCAAAACGCAGTAGTCGTGCCAAACACCGCAGTGATTCACGATGGTGAAAGTACTGGCGTCTATGTGAAGGGCGCAGATGGCAAGTTCAATCTGCGACAAGTGAAGGTGGGCGCTGCACACGGCGACGACGTTGAGATCCTCAGCGGTCTGCAGGGCGGCGAAACCATCGTGAAGACGGGTGCCAGCTTCCTGCGCGCACCGGCGACAGGAGACTAA